The following are encoded in a window of Hippoglossus hippoglossus isolate fHipHip1 chromosome 23, fHipHip1.pri, whole genome shotgun sequence genomic DNA:
- the uhrf1bp1l gene encoding UHRF1-binding protein 1-like isoform X1, whose product MAGLIKKQILKHLSRFAKNLSPDKINLSTLKGEGQLTNLELDEEVLQSLLDLPTWLAINRVECNKAAIRIPWTKLKTHPISLTLDKVVMEMSTCDEPRPPNGPSPIATASGQSEYGFAEKVVEGISLSINSIVIRISAKAFNASFELSQLQVYSVNTSWSIGDLRFTRIQDPQRGEVLTFKEISWQMIRIEADAIQSTEHEMLSAPIRLITNQSRIRVTLKRRIKDCNVVASKLILILDDLLWVLTDSQLKAMVQYAKSLSEAMEKSAQQRKSMATEDQASSAPPTAQQVRTQQASTAADQGATMAKLFSAYDVCETSHHLQITHLDLHICDDIHAKDKVINKRITGGAMQLSFSSITLDYYPLHRAGESCAHWMHYSEATKTREGWVRNLLDEFKSNVEMLKSAVRDQPGADPAHGSPQHGKINTCSTSSFSPPPTQTSKTQLMSSSIVLRVADFSIYQVSTADQRRSSPKTMISCNKKSLYLPPEMPAIHAEFTEYYFPDGKDYPIPCPNLYAQLNALQLVLDPRSLVWINLFALDLRQSLEQFMEIYKLSDSQKPEEHVDIKIDGLMLKLVIPTDRDASSPPDLPRSISIQTSEMVATNTRHPANCTRSHLEALLQSFEEEPFFSSSFSSFPRSSSSLPLLHPVFQLHAHEQDTKLHDIYRGLVVPTMGTNSLKMPAATDFWALHFAQFWVDYEGTRGGKGRPQPFVDSFPLTVWACQPAKLLQHQERLRAAAGSGLSPSTSVESVARQQRKRLLKEYYTTEGAAASSQSVDATPPPSNGLHKPLSLDSLPSSSSSTSSKDADVHVLVQVQKHLSAQVSHRQYVFLMQLQRSIKALQQTLQQDLEAMGSKRERKDLSQCPADHQPFTVCLGLLLKSAEVSLLLKPVAQPEGSRSPLVSELSPSESRGTLEPGSDAGEVAEKREKGNEGSCTVDQLLCGEGSESAATQGPAPLVPTSTTTMPPDSNHKASLEERSSEDVGEGPVDGLTVGDGTGVGLDSRTHTSDPLSDPISSKDWSDKDKAAAAKMSQSSSRKGSLSVVSDLLSSSNSSRSTSLYSMSNIGRLMRDRSQSSFSVSYKNMKKSPSLQSLDNISIDSYLMEDGDAYSLLERDDVSMSGFKDAVSEQSATESAAEAAFSQEQEGGVSPDTVSATSQSIDEPIKDIVSVLVLKVRSVCVGMEVVGESTAVALEVGQVIPSQLGNVSLRQYLSNRSLGLVGSVPIPAQSSQGGGEFGSASLGCAHSPEVQARLESGPCAAAHSPLAERNGFLQLRLNGYQASFLMSTMRNLAHFLEDDSAPQVLPMEISVRNTHINLKDEGPRDNPSDAEPSPITLHVESLIIHRRDDGSFSIGVDGAAEAKPRKEGGVMDSSLSPAPEAVGGICSVSKASQTQAPPPSPPPSTREKMLTDENECLKVELSRAKMALAEAQMEKDSLVHRMKNLKVNSS is encoded by the exons GTTTGCTAAGAACCTGTCGCCGGACAAGATCAACCTCAGCACGCTGAAGGGGGAGGGCCAGCTCACCAACCTGGAGCTGGATGAGGAGGTTCTTCAGAGCCTGCTGGACCTGCCCACCTGGCTGGCCATCAACCGCGTGGAGTGCAACAAGGCCGCCATTCGG atacCATGGACAAAGTTGAAGACTCATCCAATCTCTTTG ACCCTGGATAAAGTGGTGATGGAGATGAGTACCTGTGATGAACCTCGTCCCCCCAATGGCCCGTCTCCCATAGCAACCGCATCCGGACAGAG TGAATATGGCTTCGCTGAGAAGGTGGTGGAGGGGATATCTCTTTCCATCAACTCCATAGTGATCCGGATCAGTGCCAAGGCCTTCAACGCCTCCTTTGAGCTCTCGCAGCTGCAGGTCTACAGCGTCAACACCAGCTGGAGCATCGGCGACCTGCGGTTCACCCGCATCCAGGACCCTCAGAGGGGAGAG GTCCTGACATTTAAGGAGATAAGCTGGCAGATGATCCGCATCGAGGCGGACGCCATCCAGAGCACCGAGCACGAGATGCTGAGCGCCCCCATCCGCCTCATCACCAACCAGTCCAGGATCCGAGTGACTCTCAAGCGGCGg ATCAAGGACTGTAACGTGGTGGCCTCCAAGCTGATTCTGATCCTGGATGACCTGCTCTGGGTGCTGACCGACTCCCAGCTCAAAGCCATGGTGCAGTACGCCAAGTCCCTCAGCGAGGCCATGGAGAAGTCCGCCCAGCAGAGGAAGAGCATGGCCACAGAGGACCAG GCGTCATCAGCACCGCCCACAGCCCAGCAGGTGCGAACCCAGCAGGCGTCCACAGCCGCTGACCAGGGCGCAACCATGGCCAAGCTGTTCAGCGCCTATGATGTATGTGAGACGTCCCACCACCTCCAGATCACACATCTGGACCTGCACATCTGTGATGACATCCATGCAAAGGACAAAG TGATTAACAAGAGGATAACAGGAGGGGCCATGCAGCTTTCCTTCAGCTCCATCACTCTGGACTACTACCCTCTCCACAGAGCAG GGGAAAGTTGTGCCCACTGGATGCACTACAGCGAAGCCACTAAGACCAGGGAGGGCTGGGTGCGGAACCTTCTCGATGAGTTCAAGTCCAACGTGGAGATGTTAAAGAGTGCAGTTCGAGACCAGCCAGGCGCGGATCCTGCCCATGGCTCCCCACAGCATG gtAAAATAAACACCTGCTCCACCAGTTCCTTCAGTCCTCCTCCCACACAAACCTCCAAGACCCAGCTCATGTCCAGCTCCATCGTTCTCAGGGTGGCTGACTTCAGCATCTATCAG GTGTCGACGGCCGACCAACGTCGCTCCAGCCCCAAAACCATGATTTCCTGCAATAAGAAGTCCTTGTACCTTCCCCCAGAGATGCCAGCCATCCACGCAGAGTTCACGGAGTACTACTTCCCTGATGGAAAAGACTACCCCA tccCATGTCCCAACCTGTATGCCCAGCTGAACGCCCTGCAGCTGGTCCTGGATCCTCGCAGCCTGGTGTGGATCAACCTCTTCGCCCTCGACCTCAGGCAGAGTCTGGAGCAGTTCATGGAGATTTACAAGCTCAGCGACTCGCAGAAACCTGAAGAGCATGTGGACATCAAGATCGACGGCCTCATGCTCAAG CTGGTGATCCCCACTGACCGAGacgcctcctctcctcctgaccTGCCTCGCTCCATCTCTATACAGACTTCAGAGatggtggccactaacacccgGCACCCGGCCAACTGCACCCGCTCGCACCTCGAGGCCCTGCTGCAGTCCTTCGAGGAGGAGCCTTTCTTCTCTTCGTCTTTCTCCTCATTCcctcgctcctcttcctccctacCCCTCCTCCATCCCGTCTTCCAGCTTCACGCGCATGAACAAGACACCAAGCTCCACGATATCTACCGGGGCCTGGTGGTGCCGACGATGGGAACAAACTCCCTGAAGATGCCGGCCGCCACAGACTTTTGGGCGCTGCACTTCGCCCAGTTCTGGGTGGACTATGAGGGCACCCGGGGGGGCAAAGGGAGACCACAGCCTTTTGTGGACTCCTTCCCCCTCACGGTGTGGGCGTGTCAGCCGGCGAAGCTCCTCCAGCACCAGGAGAGGctaagagctgctgctggatcaGGTCTGTCCCCGAGTACATCCGTAGAATCTGTTGCACGCCAGCAGAGGAAACGCTTACTGAAGGAGTATTACACCACTGAAGGTGCAGCAGCATCATCTCAAAGCGTTGATGCTACCCCGCCCCCCAGTAACGGACTCCATAAGCCCCTCTCATTGGACAGTctgccttcctcctcttcatcaacaTCAAGTAAAGATGCAGACGTGCATGTGTTGGTGCAAGTGCAGAAGCATTTAAGTGCTCAG gtgagccACCGGCAGTATGTGTTCCTGATGCAGCTTCAGCGCAGCATCAAGGCCCTGCAGCAGACGCTGCAGCAGGACCTGGAGGCGATGGGCTCCAAGAGGGAACGCAAAGACCTGTCTCAGTGTCCTGCCGACCACCAGCCCTTCACCGTCTGCCTGGGCCTCCTGCTGAAGAGCGCCGAGGTGTCCCTGCTCCTGAAGCCCGTCGCCCAGCCCGAAGGTTCACGGTCTCCTTTGGTGTCGGAGCTCTCGCCATCAGAGAGCCGAGGAACTCTGGAGCCAGGCAGCGATGCGGGAGAGGTGgcagagaagagggagaaggggaaTGAAGGGTCATGCACTGTAGACCAGCTGTTATGTGGTGAAGGCTCAGAGAGCGCGGCCACGCAGGGTCCTGCCCCCCTCGTCCCCACCTCCACGACCACTATGCCCCCAGACTCCAATCACAAAGCCTCACTGGAGGAGAGGAGTTCAGAAGACGTTGGTGAGGGGCCGGTGGACGGGTTGACTGTGGGTGACGGAACGGGGGTTGGACTGGACTCAAGAACCCACACAAGTGACCCTCTGTCGGACCCGATCAGCAGCAAAGACTGGAGCGACAAAgacaaagctgcagctgctaAGATGTCTCAGTCAAGTTCCAG GAAAGGAAGTTTGTCTGTGGTTTCTGATCTCCTCAGCTCTTCAAACTCCAGCAGATCCACCTCCCTTTATTCCATGTCCAACAT TGGTCGTTTGATGCGCGATCGCTCTCAGTCCAGTTTCTCAGTGTCCTACAAGAATATGAAGAAGAGCCCTTCCCTGCAGTCGCTGGACAACATCTCCATTGACAGCTACCTGATGGAGGACGGAGACGCGTACAGTCTGCtggagagag ATGACGTGTCCATGTCGGGCTTCAAGGATGCCGTCAGTGAGCAGAGCGCCACAGAGAGCGCCGCCGAGGCTGCGTTCAgtcaggagcaggagggaggcgTGTCCCCCGATACGGTCAGCGCCACCTCCCAGAGCATCGACGAGCCCATCAAAGATATA GTGTCGGTGCTGGTGCTGAAGGTGCGGTCGGTGTGCGTGGGCATGGAGGTGGTGGGCGAGAGCACGGCCGTGGCTCTGGAGGTGGGCCAGGTGATACCGAGCCAGCTGGGAAACGTCAGCCTCAGACAGTACCTCAGCAACCGCAGCCTGG GTTTGGTGGGTTCAGTACCAATACCTGCTCAAAGCAGCCAAG GTGGCGGCGAGTTCGGCTCGGCGTCCCTCGGTTGCGCTCACAGTCCGGAGGTGCAGGCTCGCCTGGAGAGCGGGCCCTGCGCCGCCGCCCACTCCCCGCTGGCCGAACGCAATGGCTTCCTGCAGCTGCGTCTCAACGGATACCAAGCCAGCTTCCTGATGTCCACGATGCGCAACCTGGCGCACTTTCTGGAGGACGACTCCGCGCCGCAGGTGCTGCCCATGGAGATCAGCGTCAGGAACACGCATATAAACCTAAAG GATGAGGGCCCCCGAGACAATCCCTCCGACGCTGAGCCCTCGCCCATCACCCTACACGTGGAAAGTCTCATCATACACAGGAGAGACGATGGTTCTTTCTCTATAGGAg taGACGGAGCAGCGGAGGCCAAACCCAGAAAAGAGGGCGGGGTGATGGACAGCTCACTGAGTCCGGCCCCTGAGGCTGTGGGCGGCATCTGCAGCGTATCAAAGGCTTCGCAAACCCAAGCCCCGCCCCCCAGCCCTCCTCCATCAACCAGGGAAAAg ATGCTGACGGACGAGAACGAGTGTTTGAAGGTGGAGCTGTCGCGAGCCAAGATGGCGCTGGCTGAGGCTCAGATGGAGAAGGACTCGCTGGTTCACCGCATGAAGAACCTCAAAGTCAACAGCAGCTAG
- the uhrf1bp1l gene encoding UHRF1-binding protein 1-like isoform X4 → MAGLIKKQILKHLSRFAKNLSPDKINLSTLKGEGQLTNLELDEEVLQSLLDLPTWLAINRVECNKAAIRIPWTKLKTHPISLTLDKVVMEMSTCDEPRPPNGPSPIATASGQSEYGFAEKVVEGISLSINSIVIRISAKAFNASFELSQLQVYSVNTSWSIGDLRFTRIQDPQRGEVLTFKEISWQMIRIEADAIQSTEHEMLSAPIRLITNQSRIRVTLKRRIKDCNVVASKLILILDDLLWVLTDSQLKAMVQYAKSLSEAMEKSAQQRKSMATEDQASSAPPTAQQVRTQQASTAADQGATMAKLFSAYDVCETSHHLQITHLDLHICDDIHAKDKVINKRITGGAMQLSFSSITLDYYPLHRAGESCAHWMHYSEATKTREGWVRNLLDEFKSNVEMLKSAVRDQPGADPAHGSPQHGKINTCSTSSFSPPPTQTSKTQLMSSSIVLRVADFSIYQVSTADQRRSSPKTMISCNKKSLYLPPEMPAIHAEFTEYYFPDGKDYPIPCPNLYAQLNALQLVLDPRSLVWINLFALDLRQSLEQFMEIYKLSDSQKPEEHVDIKIDGLMLKLVIPTDRDASSPPDLPRSISIQTSEMVATNTRHPANCTRSHLEALLQSFEEEPFFSSSFSSFPRSSSSLPLLHPVFQLHAHEQDTKLHDIYRGLVVPTMGTNSLKMPAATDFWALHFAQFWVDYEGTRGGKGRPQPFVDSFPLTVWACQPAKLLQHQERLRAAAGSGLSPSTSVESVARQQRKRLLKEYYTTEGAAASSQSVDATPPPSNGLHKPLSLDSLPSSSSSTSSKDADVHVLVQVQKHLSAQVSHRQYVFLMQLQRSIKALQQTLQQDLEAMGSKRERKDLSQCPADHQPFTVCLGLLLKSAEVSLLLKPVAQPEGSRSPLVSELSPSESRGTLEPGSDAGEVAEKREKGNEGSCTVDQLLCGEGSESAATQGPAPLVPTSTTTMPPDSNHKASLEERSSEDVGEGPVDGLTVGDGTGVGLDSRTHTSDPLSDPISSKDWSDKDKAAAAKMSQSSSSGRLMRDRSQSSFSVSYKNMKKSPSLQSLDNISIDSYLMEDGDAYSLLERDDVSMSGFKDAVSEQSATESAAEAAFSQEQEGGVSPDTVSATSQSIDEPIKDIVSVLVLKVRSVCVGMEVVGESTAVALEVGQVIPSQLGNVSLRQYLSNRSLGLVGSVPIPAQSSQGGGEFGSASLGCAHSPEVQARLESGPCAAAHSPLAERNGFLQLRLNGYQASFLMSTMRNLAHFLEDDSAPQVLPMEISVRNTHINLKDEGPRDNPSDAEPSPITLHVESLIIHRRDDGSFSIGVDGAAEAKPRKEGGVMDSSLSPAPEAVGGICSVSKASQTQAPPPSPPPSTREKMLTDENECLKVELSRAKMALAEAQMEKDSLVHRMKNLKVNSS, encoded by the exons GTTTGCTAAGAACCTGTCGCCGGACAAGATCAACCTCAGCACGCTGAAGGGGGAGGGCCAGCTCACCAACCTGGAGCTGGATGAGGAGGTTCTTCAGAGCCTGCTGGACCTGCCCACCTGGCTGGCCATCAACCGCGTGGAGTGCAACAAGGCCGCCATTCGG atacCATGGACAAAGTTGAAGACTCATCCAATCTCTTTG ACCCTGGATAAAGTGGTGATGGAGATGAGTACCTGTGATGAACCTCGTCCCCCCAATGGCCCGTCTCCCATAGCAACCGCATCCGGACAGAG TGAATATGGCTTCGCTGAGAAGGTGGTGGAGGGGATATCTCTTTCCATCAACTCCATAGTGATCCGGATCAGTGCCAAGGCCTTCAACGCCTCCTTTGAGCTCTCGCAGCTGCAGGTCTACAGCGTCAACACCAGCTGGAGCATCGGCGACCTGCGGTTCACCCGCATCCAGGACCCTCAGAGGGGAGAG GTCCTGACATTTAAGGAGATAAGCTGGCAGATGATCCGCATCGAGGCGGACGCCATCCAGAGCACCGAGCACGAGATGCTGAGCGCCCCCATCCGCCTCATCACCAACCAGTCCAGGATCCGAGTGACTCTCAAGCGGCGg ATCAAGGACTGTAACGTGGTGGCCTCCAAGCTGATTCTGATCCTGGATGACCTGCTCTGGGTGCTGACCGACTCCCAGCTCAAAGCCATGGTGCAGTACGCCAAGTCCCTCAGCGAGGCCATGGAGAAGTCCGCCCAGCAGAGGAAGAGCATGGCCACAGAGGACCAG GCGTCATCAGCACCGCCCACAGCCCAGCAGGTGCGAACCCAGCAGGCGTCCACAGCCGCTGACCAGGGCGCAACCATGGCCAAGCTGTTCAGCGCCTATGATGTATGTGAGACGTCCCACCACCTCCAGATCACACATCTGGACCTGCACATCTGTGATGACATCCATGCAAAGGACAAAG TGATTAACAAGAGGATAACAGGAGGGGCCATGCAGCTTTCCTTCAGCTCCATCACTCTGGACTACTACCCTCTCCACAGAGCAG GGGAAAGTTGTGCCCACTGGATGCACTACAGCGAAGCCACTAAGACCAGGGAGGGCTGGGTGCGGAACCTTCTCGATGAGTTCAAGTCCAACGTGGAGATGTTAAAGAGTGCAGTTCGAGACCAGCCAGGCGCGGATCCTGCCCATGGCTCCCCACAGCATG gtAAAATAAACACCTGCTCCACCAGTTCCTTCAGTCCTCCTCCCACACAAACCTCCAAGACCCAGCTCATGTCCAGCTCCATCGTTCTCAGGGTGGCTGACTTCAGCATCTATCAG GTGTCGACGGCCGACCAACGTCGCTCCAGCCCCAAAACCATGATTTCCTGCAATAAGAAGTCCTTGTACCTTCCCCCAGAGATGCCAGCCATCCACGCAGAGTTCACGGAGTACTACTTCCCTGATGGAAAAGACTACCCCA tccCATGTCCCAACCTGTATGCCCAGCTGAACGCCCTGCAGCTGGTCCTGGATCCTCGCAGCCTGGTGTGGATCAACCTCTTCGCCCTCGACCTCAGGCAGAGTCTGGAGCAGTTCATGGAGATTTACAAGCTCAGCGACTCGCAGAAACCTGAAGAGCATGTGGACATCAAGATCGACGGCCTCATGCTCAAG CTGGTGATCCCCACTGACCGAGacgcctcctctcctcctgaccTGCCTCGCTCCATCTCTATACAGACTTCAGAGatggtggccactaacacccgGCACCCGGCCAACTGCACCCGCTCGCACCTCGAGGCCCTGCTGCAGTCCTTCGAGGAGGAGCCTTTCTTCTCTTCGTCTTTCTCCTCATTCcctcgctcctcttcctccctacCCCTCCTCCATCCCGTCTTCCAGCTTCACGCGCATGAACAAGACACCAAGCTCCACGATATCTACCGGGGCCTGGTGGTGCCGACGATGGGAACAAACTCCCTGAAGATGCCGGCCGCCACAGACTTTTGGGCGCTGCACTTCGCCCAGTTCTGGGTGGACTATGAGGGCACCCGGGGGGGCAAAGGGAGACCACAGCCTTTTGTGGACTCCTTCCCCCTCACGGTGTGGGCGTGTCAGCCGGCGAAGCTCCTCCAGCACCAGGAGAGGctaagagctgctgctggatcaGGTCTGTCCCCGAGTACATCCGTAGAATCTGTTGCACGCCAGCAGAGGAAACGCTTACTGAAGGAGTATTACACCACTGAAGGTGCAGCAGCATCATCTCAAAGCGTTGATGCTACCCCGCCCCCCAGTAACGGACTCCATAAGCCCCTCTCATTGGACAGTctgccttcctcctcttcatcaacaTCAAGTAAAGATGCAGACGTGCATGTGTTGGTGCAAGTGCAGAAGCATTTAAGTGCTCAG gtgagccACCGGCAGTATGTGTTCCTGATGCAGCTTCAGCGCAGCATCAAGGCCCTGCAGCAGACGCTGCAGCAGGACCTGGAGGCGATGGGCTCCAAGAGGGAACGCAAAGACCTGTCTCAGTGTCCTGCCGACCACCAGCCCTTCACCGTCTGCCTGGGCCTCCTGCTGAAGAGCGCCGAGGTGTCCCTGCTCCTGAAGCCCGTCGCCCAGCCCGAAGGTTCACGGTCTCCTTTGGTGTCGGAGCTCTCGCCATCAGAGAGCCGAGGAACTCTGGAGCCAGGCAGCGATGCGGGAGAGGTGgcagagaagagggagaaggggaaTGAAGGGTCATGCACTGTAGACCAGCTGTTATGTGGTGAAGGCTCAGAGAGCGCGGCCACGCAGGGTCCTGCCCCCCTCGTCCCCACCTCCACGACCACTATGCCCCCAGACTCCAATCACAAAGCCTCACTGGAGGAGAGGAGTTCAGAAGACGTTGGTGAGGGGCCGGTGGACGGGTTGACTGTGGGTGACGGAACGGGGGTTGGACTGGACTCAAGAACCCACACAAGTGACCCTCTGTCGGACCCGATCAGCAGCAAAGACTGGAGCGACAAAgacaaagctgcagctgctaAGATGTCTCAGTCAAGTTCCAG TGGTCGTTTGATGCGCGATCGCTCTCAGTCCAGTTTCTCAGTGTCCTACAAGAATATGAAGAAGAGCCCTTCCCTGCAGTCGCTGGACAACATCTCCATTGACAGCTACCTGATGGAGGACGGAGACGCGTACAGTCTGCtggagagag ATGACGTGTCCATGTCGGGCTTCAAGGATGCCGTCAGTGAGCAGAGCGCCACAGAGAGCGCCGCCGAGGCTGCGTTCAgtcaggagcaggagggaggcgTGTCCCCCGATACGGTCAGCGCCACCTCCCAGAGCATCGACGAGCCCATCAAAGATATA GTGTCGGTGCTGGTGCTGAAGGTGCGGTCGGTGTGCGTGGGCATGGAGGTGGTGGGCGAGAGCACGGCCGTGGCTCTGGAGGTGGGCCAGGTGATACCGAGCCAGCTGGGAAACGTCAGCCTCAGACAGTACCTCAGCAACCGCAGCCTGG GTTTGGTGGGTTCAGTACCAATACCTGCTCAAAGCAGCCAAG GTGGCGGCGAGTTCGGCTCGGCGTCCCTCGGTTGCGCTCACAGTCCGGAGGTGCAGGCTCGCCTGGAGAGCGGGCCCTGCGCCGCCGCCCACTCCCCGCTGGCCGAACGCAATGGCTTCCTGCAGCTGCGTCTCAACGGATACCAAGCCAGCTTCCTGATGTCCACGATGCGCAACCTGGCGCACTTTCTGGAGGACGACTCCGCGCCGCAGGTGCTGCCCATGGAGATCAGCGTCAGGAACACGCATATAAACCTAAAG GATGAGGGCCCCCGAGACAATCCCTCCGACGCTGAGCCCTCGCCCATCACCCTACACGTGGAAAGTCTCATCATACACAGGAGAGACGATGGTTCTTTCTCTATAGGAg taGACGGAGCAGCGGAGGCCAAACCCAGAAAAGAGGGCGGGGTGATGGACAGCTCACTGAGTCCGGCCCCTGAGGCTGTGGGCGGCATCTGCAGCGTATCAAAGGCTTCGCAAACCCAAGCCCCGCCCCCCAGCCCTCCTCCATCAACCAGGGAAAAg ATGCTGACGGACGAGAACGAGTGTTTGAAGGTGGAGCTGTCGCGAGCCAAGATGGCGCTGGCTGAGGCTCAGATGGAGAAGGACTCGCTGGTTCACCGCATGAAGAACCTCAAAGTCAACAGCAGCTAG